The Glycine soja cultivar W05 chromosome 8, ASM419377v2, whole genome shotgun sequence genome has a window encoding:
- the LOC114421977 gene encoding vicianin hydrolase-like has protein sequence MKTQSASLLCLFLSLAILLASGTAASATPRSAVPSHHVSTFNRSLFPSTFLFGIGSSAYQAEGAASVDGRGPSIWDTYTRQHTEKIWDHSTGDMGADFYHRYKGDIKIAKEIGLDSFRFSISWSRIFPKGKGAVNPLGVKFYNNVIDEILANGLKPFVTLFHWDFPQALEDEYGGFRSPKVVADFRGYANFCFKTFGDRVKYWVTLNEPLSFSLNGYNGGTFAPGRCSKYVANCSAGDSSTEPYIVGHYLLLAHESAATLYKTKYQARQKGQIGITNPTHYFLPKSQSAADYKAASRALDFFFGWYSDPVFYGDYPESMKSSVGSRLPKFTKAESEGLKNSIDFLGVNYYTTYYAEHAEPVSANRTFYTDILASLSTERNGLHVGTPTDLNWLFIFPKGIHLLMAHIKDKYKNLPIYITENGMAESRNDSIPVNEARKDSIRIRYHDGHLKFLLQAIKEGVNLKGYYAWSFSDSFEWDAGYTVRFGLIYVDYKNNLKRYPKFSAFWLQKFLLK, from the exons ATGAAAACCCAAAGTGCTTCTCTCCTctgtctttttctctctcttgctATCCTTTTGGCTAGTGGCACTGCTGCAAGTGCAACTCCAAGAAGCGCAGTGCCAAGCCACCATGTTTCAACATTCAACAGAAGCCTTTTTCCTTCCACTTTTCTCTTTGGAATTGGTTCTTCTGCTTACCAG GCAGAAGGAGCAGCAAGTGTAGATGGGAGAGGACCAAGCATATGGGACACCTACACTAGACAGCATACTG AAAAGATTTGGGATCATAGCACCGGTGACATGGGAGCTGATTTTTATCATCGATACAAG GGTGACATAAAAATAGCGAAAGAAATTGGGCTGGACTCTTTCAGATTCTCTATCTCATGGTCAAGAATATTCCCAA AGGGCAAGGGAGCAGTTAATCCCCTTGGGGTTAAATTCTACAACAATGTCATCGATGAGATCCTAGCAAATG GTTTAAAACCTTTTGTCACTCTTTTTCATTGGGACTTTCCACAAGCTCTTGAAGATGAGTATGGAGGATTCCGTAGTCCTAAAGTAGT GGCGGATTTTCGTGGCTACGCAAACTTCTGCTTCAAGACCTTTGGAGACAGAGTCAAATATTGGGTCACTTTGAATGAACCCTTATCATTTAGTCTCAATGGCTACAATGGTGGCACCTTTGCACCAGGTAGATGTTCTAAATACGTTGCCAATTGTAGTGCTGGCGATTCATCCACTGAACCCTATATCGTTGGACACTACTTATTACTTGCTCATGAATCTGCTGCCACATTATACAAGACAAAATATCAG GCTCGTCAAAAAGGACAAATTGGGATCACTAATCCAACACACTACTTTTTGCCAAAATCTCAAAGTGCTGCAGATTACAAGGCAGCAAGTAGAGCTCTGGACTTCTTCTTTGGTTG gtATTCTGATCCGGTTTTCTATGGTGACTATCCGGAGAGTATGAAATCTTCAGTGGGTTCTAGGCTCCCAAAATTCACAAAAGCTGAATCTGAAGGTCTAAAAAATTCCATAGATTTTCTTGGTGTGAATTACTACACCACTTATTATGCGGAACATGCTGAACCTGTCAGTGCCAACCGAACCTTCTACACAGACATACTAGCCAGTCTCAGTA CGGAAAGGAATGGTCTACATGTTGGAACCCCG ACTGATTTGAATTGGCTCTTTATCTTTCCAAAGGGAATTCATCTTCTTATGGCACACATAAAGGATAAATACAAGAATCTTCCTATTTACATCACTGAAAATG gcaTGGCTGAATCAAGGAATGACTCAATACCAGTCAATGAAGCCCGCAAGGATAGTATAAGGATTAGATACCATGATGGCCATCTTAAATTCCTTCTTCAAGCGATCAA GGAAGGTGTTAATTTGAAGGGCTATTATGCATGGTCATTTTCGGACAGTTTTGAATGGGATGCTGGTTACACAGTTCGATTCGGGCTCATATATGTGGATTACAAGAACAACTTGAAAAGATACCCCAAGTTCTCTGCTTTTTGGTTGCAAAAGTTCCTTCTCAAGTGA